From one Deltaproteobacteria bacterium genomic stretch:
- a CDS encoding DUF4062 domain-containing protein has protein sequence MTTIYLSSTYSDLKEYREVVYQALRQSGYDVIAMEDYVATDQRPVEKCLKDVEKADIYVGLLAFRYGYIPPAGHNNPDGLSITELEFRHAQASTKPCLLFIAKEDAGIALTLVDSYTGEGDKGELIGKFRRHALTAKSSRLFSSPYRLASLVQAALAAHLRDRDNGNEPALSAPPTWDVEKNGSPYPGLMHFTRNYAPVFFGREPEVTDILDRMRSSEGRFIVISGDLGVGKSSLVDAGILPRLEQFGLSDGKTCLCERILPSQGDDPFAALINLLHPYATRAGLTPKDLLMEWKNSPDSLLPQLRKIISQGTGRDTLVLFLDQMEELFTAHDAQLSKRFLTALYNAALEDNGLWVVATIRSDFLHYLHGHGEMLKVLNGRGRVALGQPEEFMIRDMIVKPAERAGLTFTPGLANRLAREAESNPGSLPLLAFALQRLFERRQGGELSESVYRELGGLTGAIWDHIDEVEKKLADNFADGLPALLGKIFLSLVAVNVDGQPTRRRALKTSFAGALGTIVDTLIDRMLLHAEGEGPSRMVFVAHEKLFDAWPSLARWIAENRDDLAILRQAEIAAREWEKHGYALKYLWHGDRLKRLRQKADRFGAEQIKNSVKTFAAPQQKLLQRLDDNSLSHQERLSVGTYLAEFGDPRPGVGLRADGLPNIEWIDIPPGKLQIGDVRRAFEVKPFRISKFIVTNKQFETFVDAADGYKNKLWWKGIKQSETPVPPRWTENNGPRETVSWYEAVAFCRWLSARLELKIRLPTEWEWQQAATSGDAKLVYPWPGGFDSRRCNSFESGLNRTTAVGVYPHGATAQGVLDMAGNVWEWCLNKLEQPGFPNAVYIDDTDARRVIHGGSWVNDPGSLRTSFRFGDNAGFRFRNIGFRLAQELE, from the coding sequence ATGACCACTATCTATCTTTCCTCCACCTACTCAGACCTCAAGGAATATCGTGAGGTCGTTTATCAGGCGCTGCGGCAGAGCGGCTACGACGTGATCGCGATGGAAGACTACGTCGCCACCGACCAGCGCCCCGTGGAAAAGTGTCTCAAGGACGTCGAGAAGGCGGATATTTATGTTGGGCTGCTGGCATTTCGTTACGGTTACATCCCGCCGGCGGGTCACAATAATCCAGACGGGCTGTCGATCACCGAGCTTGAGTTTCGCCACGCCCAAGCGTCAACCAAGCCCTGCCTGTTATTTATCGCTAAAGAAGATGCCGGCATAGCGCTGACCTTGGTCGACAGCTACACCGGCGAGGGCGATAAAGGCGAGCTGATCGGCAAATTCCGCCGCCATGCGCTGACGGCGAAGAGCAGCCGTCTTTTTTCGTCGCCGTACCGATTGGCGAGCTTAGTCCAGGCGGCGCTGGCTGCCCATCTCCGCGACCGCGACAATGGCAACGAACCGGCGCTATCCGCGCCGCCGACTTGGGACGTTGAGAAAAATGGTTCTCCCTATCCCGGTCTGATGCACTTCACGCGCAATTACGCGCCGGTGTTCTTCGGGCGGGAACCGGAAGTAACCGACATACTCGATCGCATGCGCTCGTCCGAAGGCCGATTCATCGTCATCAGCGGCGACTTGGGCGTGGGCAAGTCTTCCCTCGTCGACGCCGGCATTCTGCCGCGCTTGGAACAGTTCGGTCTTAGCGACGGCAAGACTTGCCTGTGCGAACGCATCTTGCCGAGCCAGGGCGACGATCCCTTCGCGGCGTTGATCAACCTGTTGCATCCCTATGCCACCCGCGCCGGTTTGACACCGAAGGACCTATTGATGGAGTGGAAGAACTCGCCGGACTCGCTCCTGCCCCAGCTCCGCAAGATCATTTCCCAAGGCACGGGCCGTGACACGCTGGTGCTGTTCTTGGACCAGATGGAAGAGTTGTTTACGGCTCATGATGCGCAGCTATCGAAGCGATTCTTGACGGCCCTTTACAATGCCGCGTTGGAAGATAACGGGCTTTGGGTGGTGGCGACGATCCGCAGCGATTTTCTCCACTATCTGCACGGCCACGGCGAAATGTTGAAAGTCCTCAACGGCCGCGGCCGTGTCGCCCTCGGTCAGCCTGAGGAGTTCATGATTCGCGATATGATCGTCAAGCCTGCCGAACGCGCCGGGCTCACCTTTACGCCGGGACTGGCGAATCGTTTGGCGCGCGAGGCGGAGAGCAACCCAGGGAGTCTGCCGTTGCTCGCATTCGCACTGCAGCGCCTATTCGAGCGCCGCCAGGGGGGCGAGCTGAGCGAGTCGGTTTATCGGGAATTGGGCGGATTGACCGGCGCCATCTGGGATCACATAGACGAGGTCGAAAAAAAGTTGGCTGACAATTTCGCCGATGGTTTGCCGGCGCTGCTGGGCAAAATTTTTCTTTCTCTGGTTGCGGTGAACGTCGATGGACAGCCGACCCGCCGCCGCGCACTTAAGACGAGCTTTGCCGGCGCTCTCGGAACCATCGTCGATACCCTGATCGATCGCATGTTGCTCCATGCCGAGGGCGAAGGACCGAGCCGCATGGTTTTTGTCGCCCATGAAAAGCTGTTCGACGCTTGGCCTTCCCTGGCTCGTTGGATCGCCGAGAACCGCGACGATTTGGCGATTTTGCGCCAGGCGGAAATCGCCGCCCGTGAGTGGGAGAAACATGGCTACGCGCTCAAGTATCTATGGCATGGCGACCGGCTCAAGCGGCTGCGCCAAAAAGCCGATCGTTTCGGCGCCGAGCAGATAAAAAATTCGGTTAAGACTTTCGCCGCGCCGCAACAAAAGTTGCTGCAACGGTTGGACGACAATTCGCTTTCCCATCAGGAGCGCTTGAGTGTCGGAACTTATCTCGCTGAGTTCGGCGATCCGCGCCCCGGCGTCGGACTTCGTGCCGATGGGCTACCGAACATCGAGTGGATCGATATTCCGCCGGGTAAACTCCAGATCGGGGATGTCAGGCGCGCGTTTGAAGTGAAGCCTTTCCGAATTTCAAAATTCATCGTTACCAACAAACAGTTCGAAACCTTCGTAGACGCCGCAGACGGATATAAAAATAAGCTGTGGTGGAAAGGCATTAAGCAATCCGAGACCCCGGTACCGCCGAGATGGACGGAGAATAACGGCCCACGAGAGACCGTCTCGTGGTACGAGGCCGTAGCGTTTTGTCGTTGGTTGAGCGCTCGGCTCGAATTGAAAATTCGTTTGCCGACCGAGTGGGAGTGGCAGCAAGCGGCGACCAGCGGCGATGCTAAACTTGTCTATCCTTGGCCGGGCGGTTTTGACTCGCGGCGATGTAACAGTTTTGAAAGCGGTCTGAATCGCACCACCGCGGTGGGTGTCTACCCGCATGGGGCAACGGCACAGGGCGTGCTCGATATGGCCGGCAACGTCTGGGAGTGGTGCCTCAATAAGCTTGAACAACCGGGATTCCCGAATGCCGTTTACATCGACGATACGGATGCCCGGCGGGTGATCCACGGCGGTTCCTGGGTCAACGATCCGGGAAGCTTGCGCACGTCGTTCCGCTTCGGCGACAATGCCGGCTTCAGGTTTCGTAACATCGGCTTTCGTCTCGCTCAGGAACTTGAATAA
- the dnaJ gene encoding molecular chaperone DnaJ produces the protein MADQDYYKTLGVPRGASKDDVRKAYRKLARKYHPDINPGNKEAENKFKELSVAYDVLSDEKKRKLYDEFGEAGLAAGFDAEKARSYDQWRQQSERAGGVHEFNVDDLGDIFGGMFRQGARAQTGPQRGADIESRMEIDFLDAVRGFQTAITLERPVACDTCLGSGTKAGTAPTACPQCGGSGSVAVGHGPLQFRQPCPRCSGSGKLPGDPCAVCRGSGRVTRSETIRVNIPPGADPGKRIRLRGKGEAGIRGGPAGDLYITPRIRPHPILTRAGRDLSMDLPITVGEAVRGAGVEVPTAIGAINVKIPAGAQSGQQLRIKGKGVAAHGQTPAGDLYLRLMVRVPKDELAQEVIDRIDQAYGEDVRKDLRL, from the coding sequence ATGGCGGATCAAGATTATTACAAAACACTCGGCGTGCCGCGCGGCGCATCGAAAGACGATGTGCGCAAGGCGTACCGCAAACTCGCGCGCAAGTATCATCCCGATATCAACCCCGGCAACAAAGAGGCGGAAAACAAGTTTAAAGAGTTATCGGTTGCCTACGACGTCCTGAGCGACGAAAAAAAGCGCAAGCTTTATGACGAATTCGGCGAAGCCGGATTGGCCGCTGGATTCGACGCCGAGAAGGCGCGCAGCTACGACCAATGGCGCCAGCAGTCGGAGCGTGCCGGTGGTGTCCATGAATTCAACGTCGACGATCTCGGCGATATTTTCGGTGGTATGTTCCGGCAGGGCGCCCGCGCGCAAACCGGACCGCAGCGCGGCGCCGACATCGAATCGCGCATGGAGATCGACTTCCTCGATGCCGTGCGCGGCTTTCAAACCGCGATCACGCTCGAACGGCCGGTCGCCTGCGATACCTGCCTCGGCTCTGGAACTAAAGCTGGAACAGCACCCACCGCTTGTCCGCAATGCGGCGGCAGCGGCAGCGTCGCCGTCGGCCACGGGCCGTTACAGTTTCGCCAACCTTGTCCGCGCTGCTCGGGAAGCGGCAAACTCCCTGGCGACCCGTGCGCCGTTTGCCGCGGCAGCGGCCGCGTCACCCGTTCCGAAACGATTCGCGTCAATATTCCGCCCGGCGCCGATCCCGGCAAGCGCATTCGCTTGCGCGGCAAAGGCGAAGCGGGAATTCGCGGCGGGCCGGCGGGCGATCTCTATATCACTCCGCGCATTCGGCCCCATCCGATCCTGACGCGCGCCGGTCGAGATTTATCCATGGACTTGCCGATCACGGTCGGCGAAGCCGTGCGCGGCGCCGGCGTCGAGGTGCCTACCGCCATTGGAGCGATCAACGTGAAAATTCCCGCCGGCGCACAGAGCGGCCAACAACTGCGCATCAAAGGTAAAGGAGTCGCCGCCCACGGCCAAACTCCCGCCGGCGATTTATATCTGCGGCTGATGGTGCGTGTGCCGAAGGACGAACTTGCCCAAGAAGTAATCGACCGGATCGACCAAGCCTACGGCGAGGACGTGCGCAAAGATCTGCGACTTTAG
- a CDS encoding MerR family transcriptional regulator: MPRKYLRITEVTKICGVDVKFVKRLEQEKVIYPIIRHSEKFYPLNQVDRVRIARLLIEEMGVNLEGAEVALNMREQMIAMQRQFSEILRLLGRELNK, translated from the coding sequence ATGCCGCGAAAATATCTGCGCATTACCGAAGTGACAAAAATCTGCGGCGTTGACGTCAAGTTCGTCAAGCGCCTGGAGCAGGAAAAAGTCATCTACCCAATCATCCGCCACAGCGAAAAGTTTTATCCGCTCAACCAGGTCGACCGCGTTCGTATCGCCCGCCTACTCATCGAAGAAATGGGCGTCAATCTCGAAGGCGCCGAAGTCGCGCTCAACATGCGCGAGCAAATGATCGCCATGCAGCGCCAATTCAGTGAAATACTCCGTCTGCTCGGCCGCGAGCTCAACAAGTAA
- a CDS encoding class I SAM-dependent RNA methyltransferase, producing the protein MEKFFATCPRGLELLLVDELRQLGADKVHAVGGGVQFAGEFVLCYRVNLESRIASRVLWQVASGAYRGEEDVYRTAYAPAWTDWLDPALTIRVDVSATKSPLTSLNFITLKIKDAVCDKIRALSNRRPSVDTRAPDVSLQGHLSDREFTLYLDTTGEPLFKRGQRIATGEAPLRENLAAGILRLAGWTPGVPLLDPMCGSATILMEAASMALDIAPGLGRHFAFEKFKNFDAPHWRELTHKRGARRKPRTAQPIYGSDLSADVLRAAGANLAGAGLEQVVSLKCANILDITAPAAEGVIVTNPPYGVRLGEQQGLAELYPKIGDVFKKQFTGWRAYLLSADMMLPKLIRLAVSKRIPLFNGALDCRLFEYKMVAGGMRKKKSEESSDPT; encoded by the coding sequence ATGGAAAAATTCTTCGCTACCTGCCCGCGCGGTTTGGAATTGCTGCTCGTCGACGAGCTGCGCCAATTGGGCGCCGATAAAGTTCACGCCGTCGGCGGCGGCGTGCAGTTCGCCGGCGAGTTCGTCCTGTGCTATCGCGTCAATCTCGAAAGCCGCATCGCCAGCCGGGTGCTCTGGCAGGTCGCCAGCGGCGCTTATCGCGGCGAAGAGGATGTTTATCGCACTGCTTACGCGCCGGCGTGGACCGATTGGTTGGATCCGGCGCTGACGATTCGCGTCGATGTCTCGGCGACCAAAAGCCCGCTTACCAGTCTCAACTTCATTACGCTTAAAATCAAAGACGCGGTGTGCGATAAAATTCGCGCTCTTTCGAATCGCCGCCCGAGTGTCGACACCCGGGCGCCGGATGTGTCGCTGCAAGGTCATCTGAGCGATCGCGAGTTTACGCTCTATCTCGACACCACGGGCGAGCCGTTGTTCAAACGCGGTCAACGGATCGCCACCGGCGAAGCGCCGCTCAGAGAAAATCTCGCCGCGGGAATTCTTCGCCTAGCGGGTTGGACTCCCGGTGTGCCGCTGCTCGACCCGATGTGCGGCAGCGCAACCATTTTGATGGAAGCGGCGTCCATGGCGCTCGACATCGCGCCGGGATTGGGCCGCCATTTCGCGTTTGAAAAATTCAAGAACTTCGATGCGCCGCACTGGCGCGAGTTGACTCACAAGCGCGGCGCGCGCCGCAAGCCGCGTACTGCCCAGCCGATTTATGGCAGCGATCTTTCCGCCGACGTGCTACGCGCCGCCGGTGCTAACCTCGCTGGCGCGGGTTTGGAGCAAGTCGTCAGTTTGAAATGCGCCAATATCCTTGACATCACGGCGCCGGCCGCCGAAGGCGTCATCGTCACCAACCCGCCCTACGGCGTGCGGCTCGGCGAGCAGCAAGGGTTAGCCGAGCTCTATCCCAAGATCGGCGACGTTTTTAAAAAACAGTTCACCGGCTGGCGCGCTTATCTGCTCAGCGCCGATATGATGTTGCCCAAGCTCATCCGTCTGGCGGTCTCCAAACGTATACCGCTGTTCAACGGCGCGCTCGATTGCCGTTTGTTCGAGTACAAGATGGTGGCTGGCGGGATGCGGAAGAAAAAATCTGAGGAATCGTCGGACCCGACTTGA
- a CDS encoding RNA-binding protein has translation MGNKLYVGGLPYSVTGDRLQEIFAEHGTVESASVVSDKFTGQSRGFGFVEMSSSGEAQKAIESLNGTQLDGRTLTVNEAKPMAKREGFGAGGGNRGGGGGGRGGREGGGGGRNRW, from the coding sequence ATGGGTAACAAATTATATGTCGGCGGCTTACCGTATTCGGTAACCGGCGACCGGCTGCAAGAAATCTTCGCGGAACATGGCACGGTGGAATCCGCCAGCGTGGTGTCCGATAAGTTCACTGGCCAATCGCGCGGCTTCGGCTTCGTCGAGATGAGCTCCAGCGGCGAAGCGCAGAAGGCGATCGAAAGCCTCAACGGCACCCAGCTCGACGGCCGCACCTTGACGGTCAACGAAGCCAAACCGATGGCGAAGCGTGAAGGCTTCGGCGCCGGCGGCGGCAATCGTGGCGGCGGCGGCGGTGGACGCGGCGGCCGCGAGGGTGGCGGCGGCGGACGCAACCGCTGGTAG
- a CDS encoding ABC transporter substrate-binding protein — MSMALAAAQLRVTPTLPPHCDNNRLATVAHATRDRLEVSGNVRSAMKKYFALTGLFVLLIGTAAFAQDRIRIGVPLLPTVSYPVFIAHERGFFEKNGLKAEIIRINSEPTTYQALISGDIDATSGAPTGLVQANLQGVPVVSLGSWDNLVSYTIMTKERIDDLSQLRGKKVGINRIGGKSSLILRVMLEDAGLNTSKDVTLLQLGGSQERLSALVRGGIDAAPVDFAFEPKMKQLGFHLVTGKKTPFMNGPITVTAASLKANRGKWVRFVKAYLEATQYMVTVKDGSVDVLKRILGTDERETLDYAYEQMRQRATVDLVAPEAALENLIKMVAYVDKRAPSVDRSKLVDYSILKELAATRQLPEKK, encoded by the coding sequence ATGTCAATGGCACTCGCCGCAGCGCAACTTCGCGTTACGCCGACGTTGCCGCCGCACTGCGATAATAATAGGCTGGCAACCGTTGCTCATGCTACAAGAGACAGGTTGGAAGTGTCAGGGAATGTTAGGAGCGCCATGAAGAAATATTTTGCTCTCACCGGTTTATTCGTCTTGCTCATCGGCACCGCCGCCTTCGCCCAGGATCGCATACGTATCGGCGTGCCGCTCTTGCCGACGGTCTCCTATCCGGTGTTCATCGCCCATGAACGAGGCTTCTTCGAAAAAAATGGCCTCAAAGCCGAGATCATCCGCATCAACAGCGAGCCAACAACTTATCAAGCCTTGATCTCCGGCGACATCGACGCCACGTCCGGCGCCCCCACCGGTTTGGTGCAAGCCAATTTACAGGGCGTGCCGGTGGTTTCTCTCGGCAGTTGGGATAATTTGGTGTCGTATACGATCATGACCAAAGAGCGCATCGACGATTTGTCGCAGCTACGCGGCAAAAAAGTCGGCATCAACCGGATCGGCGGCAAGTCTTCGCTCATACTCCGCGTCATGCTCGAAGATGCCGGCTTGAACACTTCGAAGGATGTCACCTTGCTGCAACTGGGCGGCTCGCAAGAAAGATTGTCGGCGCTGGTGCGCGGCGGCATCGACGCCGCGCCGGTGGACTTCGCCTTCGAACCGAAAATGAAGCAGCTAGGTTTTCATCTAGTCACCGGTAAAAAAACTCCCTTCATGAACGGACCGATCACGGTCACCGCGGCGTCATTGAAGGCTAACCGCGGTAAATGGGTGCGATTTGTCAAAGCCTACTTGGAAGCGACTCAGTACATGGTCACAGTCAAAGACGGTTCCGTGGATGTCCTCAAGCGAATTCTTGGCACCGACGAGCGCGAAACTTTGGACTATGCCTACGAGCAGATGCGCCAGCGCGCCACCGTCGATCTGGTCGCGCCCGAGGCGGCGCTGGAAAATCTCATCAAAATGGTCGCCTACGTCGACAAACGCGCGCCGTCGGTCGATCGCAGCAAGCTGGTCGACTATTCGATCCTCAAAGAACTAGCGGCGACCAGACAACTGCCGGAGAAAAAGTGA
- a CDS encoding carboxyltransferase: MERGRMECWNDGVLECWDRKPITPPLQYSNTPTLSPMSEISFIDTTLRDGQQSLWALNMKTDAMLGAAADMDRIGFESIEFFVSIFLKKYVREHKENPWTWLREGAKLFRNTRLRNHGGLHGSGAMEKLPQSAMKLFAERVVAYGVTLTRTSNCWNDFEELRGEVIDLRQIGMDTAVNLIYSVSPRHTDDYYAQKTRDAVAIDPYRICFKDVGGLLTPERARTLIPAIMQNAGKVPVEYHAHCNNGLAPLCYLEAIKHGITSLHTAIPPLANGSSQPSILNMAKNLRALGYTPMVDEDAVKPVEKHFTAVAEREGLAIGKPFAYDESQYRHQVPGGVISNLRHQLKLVGKENQLAETLEEAARVRADFGYPIMVTPLSQFVVSQAAINVIVGELYKEVTDQVIQYALGIWGKEAPALLEANAKDKILKRRRAKDWENWTPPDLSLHQVRQKLGATISDEELLLRVYAGPDAVDALMQNGAPKPQLDAKQPLLNLLAELTKKKTVITSTSAETAWR, encoded by the coding sequence ATGGAGCGTGGAAGAATGGAGTGTTGGAATGATGGAGTACTGGAGTGTTGGGATCGGAAACCCATCACTCCACCACTCCAGTACTCCAACACTCCAACTTTGTCCCCTATGAGCGAGATATCCTTCATCGACACCACTCTGCGCGACGGCCAGCAAAGCCTGTGGGCCCTCAACATGAAAACCGACGCCATGCTCGGCGCGGCGGCGGACATGGACCGCATCGGTTTCGAATCGATCGAATTCTTCGTTTCGATCTTCCTGAAAAAATACGTCCGCGAGCACAAGGAAAATCCCTGGACCTGGCTGCGCGAGGGCGCCAAACTATTTCGCAATACCCGGCTGCGCAACCACGGCGGCCTGCACGGCTCCGGCGCCATGGAAAAGCTGCCGCAGTCGGCGATGAAATTATTCGCCGAGCGCGTCGTCGCGTATGGCGTCACGCTGACGCGCACGTCTAACTGCTGGAACGACTTCGAAGAGCTGCGCGGCGAAGTCATCGATCTGCGCCAGATCGGCATGGACACGGCGGTTAATTTAATTTACTCGGTCTCGCCGCGCCACACCGACGACTACTACGCGCAGAAAACTCGCGACGCCGTGGCGATCGATCCTTATCGCATCTGTTTCAAAGACGTCGGCGGATTACTCACGCCGGAACGGGCGCGAACGCTGATTCCGGCGATCATGCAAAACGCCGGCAAAGTTCCGGTGGAATACCACGCCCACTGCAACAACGGCCTAGCGCCGCTGTGTTATCTCGAAGCGATCAAACATGGCATCACTTCTTTGCACACCGCGATCCCGCCGCTGGCCAACGGCTCGTCGCAGCCGTCGATCTTGAACATGGCGAAGAATTTGCGCGCCTTGGGCTACACGCCGATGGTTGACGAAGACGCCGTCAAGCCGGTGGAAAAACATTTCACCGCGGTGGCCGAGCGCGAAGGTTTGGCGATCGGCAAACCCTTCGCCTACGACGAGTCGCAGTATCGCCACCAAGTTCCCGGCGGCGTGATTTCCAATCTGCGCCACCAACTCAAACTGGTCGGTAAAGAAAACCAGCTGGCGGAAACCCTCGAAGAAGCCGCCCGGGTGCGCGCCGACTTCGGCTATCCGATCATGGTCACGCCGCTGTCGCAATTCGTCGTCAGCCAGGCGGCGATCAATGTGATTGTCGGCGAGCTCTATAAAGAAGTCACCGATCAAGTGATTCAATACGCGCTCGGTATCTGGGGTAAAGAAGCGCCGGCGCTGCTCGAAGCCAACGCCAAGGATAAAATTTTGAAGCGCCGGCGCGCCAAGGACTGGGAAAACTGGACGCCGCCCGATCTGAGCTTGCATCAGGTCCGGCAAAAACTCGGCGCGACCATTTCAGACGAAGAACTCTTGCTGCGCGTCTACGCCGGCCCCGACGCCGTCGACGCGCTGATGCAAAATGGCGCGCCGAAACCGCAGCTCGATGCCAAACAGCCGCTGTTAAACTTGCTCGCAGAGTTGACCAAAAAAAAGACTGTTATCACATCTACATCCGCCGAGACGGCGTGGCGCTGA
- a CDS encoding UbiD family decarboxylase, producing the protein MNYDGLRDWLDKVDAMGELTTLDNIDWNLEMGAIVDVLYREHPPYAPALVFDKIKDHPPGYRALFGHFASPKRIALTLGVTEEFDHVLQFTRIYHERMKHSKPLAMEEVKTGTVHENVQSGDQVNLRQFPAPLIHEKDGGRYIGTGHLVITKDPDSDWINVGTYRIMSQDENTLSIYIGPGKHAFIHKQKYFEKNQAMPVNVVLGGDPLDWFAAACPVPAGICEFDYAGGLRGTPTKVIRSDITGLPYPADAEIVLEGEIRPGELKEEGPFGEWPGYYASPRSMEPFIRVKHILHRNNPILSCANPARPPHTLTLLRAITRSAHVWEELEKAGVPEIRGVWSHEPGPRQFTVVAIKQRYPGHVKQAGMIASQCFSGGYQNRFTIVVDDDIDPTRIDDVVWALSTRCDPGEDIDIQQRSWSSALDPMIHPDSKVFLNSRAVIDACRPYEWMNKFPEVAETSPELRKQVLAKLGRKFFGLT; encoded by the coding sequence ATGAACTACGACGGCCTGCGCGATTGGCTCGACAAAGTCGACGCCATGGGCGAACTCACCACACTGGACAACATCGATTGGAATTTGGAAATGGGCGCCATCGTCGACGTGCTCTACCGCGAGCATCCGCCCTATGCGCCGGCGCTGGTATTCGACAAGATCAAAGATCACCCGCCCGGCTATCGCGCGCTGTTCGGCCACTTCGCGTCGCCCAAACGGATCGCGCTCACCCTCGGCGTGACTGAAGAATTCGACCATGTCTTGCAGTTCACGCGCATCTATCACGAGCGCATGAAACACTCCAAGCCTCTGGCGATGGAGGAAGTGAAGACGGGTACGGTGCATGAAAATGTTCAGAGCGGCGATCAAGTCAATCTACGGCAATTTCCCGCGCCGTTGATCCACGAAAAAGATGGCGGCCGCTACATCGGCACCGGCCATCTGGTCATCACTAAGGATCCCGATTCCGATTGGATCAACGTCGGCACTTATCGCATCATGTCCCAAGATGAGAACACGCTGAGCATTTATATCGGCCCCGGCAAGCATGCATTCATCCACAAGCAGAAATATTTCGAGAAGAACCAAGCGATGCCGGTGAATGTTGTGCTCGGCGGCGATCCCCTCGATTGGTTCGCCGCCGCCTGCCCCGTGCCGGCGGGCATCTGTGAATTCGATTACGCCGGCGGATTAAGAGGAACGCCGACCAAAGTCATCCGCAGCGACATCACTGGCTTGCCGTATCCAGCCGATGCGGAAATCGTTTTGGAAGGCGAGATACGACCGGGCGAGTTGAAGGAAGAAGGACCTTTCGGCGAATGGCCCGGCTACTACGCCAGTCCGAGAAGCATGGAACCGTTCATCCGGGTCAAACACATCCTGCACCGAAATAATCCGATCCTCTCCTGCGCCAACCCGGCGCGCCCGCCGCACACGTTGACGCTACTGCGCGCGATCACGCGCTCGGCCCATGTCTGGGAAGAGTTGGAGAAAGCCGGCGTGCCGGAAATCCGCGGCGTCTGGTCCCACGAGCCGGGACCGAGACAATTCACCGTGGTGGCGATCAAGCAGCGCTATCCCGGTCATGTCAAACAAGCCGGCATGATCGCATCGCAATGTTTTTCCGGCGGCTATCAAAACCGCTTCACGATCGTCGTCGACGACGACATCGACCCGACGAGAATAGACGATGTCGTATGGGCGCTTTCAACCCGCTGCGATCCCGGCGAAGACATCGACATCCAACAGCGCAGTTGGTCGAGCGCACTGGACCCGATGATTCACCCCGACTCGAAAGTGTTTTTAAATTCCCGCGCCGTCATCGACGCCTGCCGTCCTTACGAATGGATGAATAAATTTCCCGAAGTGGCGGAGACCAGCCCAGAATTGAGAAAGCAAGTCTTAGCGAAGTTGGGGCGAAAATTTTTTGGTTTGACATGA
- a CDS encoding gamma carbonic anhydrase family protein has translation MAIYQLGDDIPQIPASAYVAAEATIIGKVILGEHASVWPGVVIRGDNDSITIGNGSNVQDGAVMHTDRGFPLTVGDNVAIGHQVMLHGCTIGDGALIGIQAVVMNGAVIGKDCLVGAGALVPEGKIFGERKLIVGAPARVVRELSDEDIAKMHRAAPGYVRRQEMYKATLKRIG, from the coding sequence ATGGCCATTTACCAACTGGGCGACGACATCCCGCAAATTCCCGCATCGGCCTACGTCGCTGCGGAAGCCACCATCATTGGCAAAGTGATTTTAGGCGAGCACGCCAGCGTCTGGCCCGGCGTCGTCATTCGCGGCGACAACGATTCGATTACCATCGGCAACGGCAGCAACGTCCAAGACGGCGCGGTCATGCACACCGACCGCGGCTTTCCTCTGACGGTCGGCGACAACGTCGCCATCGGCCACCAGGTCATGCTGCACGGTTGCACTATCGGCGACGGCGCGCTGATCGGCATTCAAGCTGTGGTAATGAACGGCGCCGTCATCGGCAAAGACTGCCTAGTCGGCGCCGGCGCGTTAGTTCCCGAAGGAAAAATCTTTGGCGAGCGCAAACTCATCGTCGGCGCCCCGGCAAGAGTCGTCCGCGAACTCAGCGACGAAGACATCGCCAAAATGCACCGCGCCGCTCCGGGCTATGTCAGAAGGCAGGAAATGTACAAGGCGACGCTGAAAAGAATCGGCTAA